TTGACGTCGGCGATGATCGTCGCGCCGGGCTCTTCCTTGAGCACAGCTTCGGCGAGGATCATTAACAGTTGGTCGCCCCAGATCACGCGGCCCTGGCCATCGACCGCGCCGATGCGGTCGCCGTCGCCGTCGAAGGCAATTCCGAAATCGAGCTTCTTGTAGGCGACGAGGCGCTTCAAGTCGGCGAGGTTGGCCTCGACCGTAGGATCGGGGTGGTGGTTGGGGAAGGTGCCGTCGACCTCGGTCAGGATCGTGAAATGCTCGCCCGGAAGGCGCTTCACCAATTCTTCGAGAACGGGGCCGGCCGCCCCGTTGCCCGCGTCCCAGCCGACCCGGAACGGCCTGGCGTCGATGTCCTGCACGAGCCGGTCGACATAGGCCTGGCGAATATCGACGTCTTCGACCTTCCCCTTCCCTTCGCTCCACTCACCGGCGGCGCAGCGCTGGCCAAGCGCCTGGATCGCCTCGCCATAGACCGATCCGCCGGACAAGAGCATCTTGAAACCGTTATAGTCCGCCGGATTGTGGCTGCCCGTCACCTGGATGCCGCCGCCGACGTCGAGCGTGTGGGTCGCAAAGTAGAGCATCGGGCTCGGCCCCATGCCGATTCGCACGACATCAATCCCGCCTTCGGTCAGGCCGCGGATCAGCGCGGCTTCAAGCTCCTCGGAGTGGGTGCGGCCATCGCGGCCGACCGCGACGCGGGTCACGCTAGCTTCGCCGGCAAGCGCTGCAAACCCGCGCCCGAGGCCATAAGCGTCATGCTTGGTCAGCGTGTCGCCGACGATTCCGCGAATGTCATATTCGCGCAGGATGGTGGGATTGAATGTGTGAACCATGCGCCGCCTTACGCAGCGGCGGGCCATTGGTTCAACCGGCGGCCGCGATGGGCTCGACCGCGCCCGGCTCGGGGATGCCGAGGCCGGCGATCATTTCGCGCAGCTCCTGGCGCGCAGTGATGTGGCCCATGCCGACCTCGCCAAGCTGCTGGAGGTCGAGCAGGGTCAGGCCCTTGGGGAAAAGCTCACGGTAGATGACGCGCTCGCCGAGGCCGGGGATGACGCGGAAGCCAACGCGGCGGGCGAGCTCATCCAGCGCCGCGCCAACGCGGCGGAGATTATGCGATTCGATATGCTGCAGACGGTTGCGCAAAACGACCCAATCGACGCTTTTGCCCGTGACCTTGGCGCGCTGCGTGCGGCTGTTCCAGATCAGCTCGGCATAGAAGCTGGGCTTGGTGATCTTGTAATTTTCGGGATGGACCTGGCCGATCAGGTCAAGATCGACGAAGCTGTCGTTCATCGGCGTAACGAGCGTATCGGCCTTGAGGATCGCGGCGCGCGCGAGCTCGTCGTCGCGGCCTGGCGTGTCGATGACGATCGTGTCGGCATCGGCCGCGAGACGCTCGATCGCGGCGTTGAGCCCTGCTTCGCTATGCTCTTCGATCACTTCGTAGCGTGCCTGAGGCAAGTCCTTGTCGAGTCGGCGCATCGTCGCGTCACGATTTTCAAGGTAGCGGGTCATCGTCCGCTGGCGGTGATCGAGGTCGAGCGCGCCGACGCGATGGCCCGAGGCCGCGAGTGCCACGGCGGTGTGCACCGCCGTCGTCGACTTGCCCGTGCCGCCCTTTTCGTTGGCGAAGATGATGAAATGCGGCTGGCCCATGCTTGCCTTACCCCTCGCACCGCATCAGAACGCGGCCCTTCCCGTAAAAACTCTACCGATGGCCGGAATCGCGTGCAAATCATTCGTGACCTAAGCGAGCTGAACCTGCTGTCCGGGCAATGGTGCGCTGATGACGAGCAATTCGCGTTGGTCCCGACCATGGGCGCGCTGCACGACGGGCATTTGGCGCTGATCGCCGAAGCGAAAAGGCGCGCCGAGCGGGTGGTTGCCACGATCTTCGTCAACCCGACCCAGTTCAACGATCCGGCCGATCTTGAGCGCTACCCACGCACGGAGGAGGCGGACACTGCCAAATTGCGCGGGGCGGGCTGCGATGCGGTGTGGATTCCGGCGGCCGAGGACATCTACCCGCATGGCTTCGCAACCATTGTCCGGGTCGCCGGTGTGTCCGAACGATGGGAAGGCGAGCATCGGCCCGGCCATTTCGACGGGGTCGCGACGATCGTTGCCAAGCTGCTCATTTCGACGCTGCCCAATATCGCCGTGTTCGGTGAAAAGGATTGGCAGCAATTGGCCGTCATCCGCCGGCTGGAGCAGGACCTGCAGATCGGCGTCGACATCGTTGGCGTCCCCACGGTGCGGGAGGCGGACGGACTGGCCCTCTCATCCCGTAACGCCCTACTGAGCGACAGTAGAAGGGCGCAGGCGGTCGCACTTCCCAATGCCCTGGCCGATGCGCGCGACGCGATTTCCGAAGGTGAGCCGGTCGCCGTCGCGCTGGCGACGGCTCGGCAATCACTTGAAGATGCCGGCTTTTCCAAGATCGATTATATCGCGCTCGTCGACGCGGCCACGCTTGAACCCCTCGCTGCGCCGGCAGGCGACATGCGACTCATCGCCGCCGCAGCGATCGGCGGGGTGCGGTTGATCGACAATGTCGAAATCTGACGGCTTTTTCGACGTTAACCATTTCTTTGCCATCGGCTGGTGAATTGGCCCCAACGGGAGAAGAGGGGAATTTGCCATGGGTGCCATTAGCCAGAAGAGCGCGGACTTCTTGATCCGCAGCCGGATTGCGGATGCGGAAAAGGGCAATGTCGATGCTTTGTTCGAACTCGGCGTGAGCTATTCGACGGGTCGCGGCGGCGTTCCGGTGGACCTC
The sequence above is drawn from the Sphingomonas lutea genome and encodes:
- the pgmG gene encoding phosphoglucomutase/phosphomannomutase PgmG produces the protein MVHTFNPTILREYDIRGIVGDTLTKHDAYGLGRGFAALAGEASVTRVAVGRDGRTHSEELEAALIRGLTEGGIDVVRIGMGPSPMLYFATHTLDVGGGIQVTGSHNPADYNGFKMLLSGGSVYGEAIQALGQRCAAGEWSEGKGKVEDVDIRQAYVDRLVQDIDARPFRVGWDAGNGAAGPVLEELVKRLPGEHFTILTEVDGTFPNHHPDPTVEANLADLKRLVAYKKLDFGIAFDGDGDRIGAVDGQGRVIWGDQLLMILAEAVLKEEPGATIIADVKASQTLFDRVAELGGKPLMWKTGHSLIKSKMRETGAPLAGEMSGHIFFKHRWYGFDDALYAALRLIEAVSASGRSLTAIMDAMPATAATPEMRFQVDEVRKFAIVDEVRDRLAASGATVDATDGVRVSTGDGWWLLRASNTQDVLVARAEAEDEAGISRLIEQIDDQLAQSGVRRTEAAH
- a CDS encoding division plane positioning ATPase MipZ, yielding MGQPHFIIFANEKGGTGKSTTAVHTAVALAASGHRVGALDLDHRQRTMTRYLENRDATMRRLDKDLPQARYEVIEEHSEAGLNAAIERLAADADTIVIDTPGRDDELARAAILKADTLVTPMNDSFVDLDLIGQVHPENYKITKPSFYAELIWNSRTQRAKVTGKSVDWVVLRNRLQHIESHNLRRVGAALDELARRVGFRVIPGLGERVIYRELFPKGLTLLDLQQLGEVGMGHITARQELREMIAGLGIPEPGAVEPIAAAG
- the panC gene encoding pantoate--beta-alanine ligase — translated: MQIIRDLSELNLLSGQWCADDEQFALVPTMGALHDGHLALIAEAKRRAERVVATIFVNPTQFNDPADLERYPRTEEADTAKLRGAGCDAVWIPAAEDIYPHGFATIVRVAGVSERWEGEHRPGHFDGVATIVAKLLISTLPNIAVFGEKDWQQLAVIRRLEQDLQIGVDIVGVPTVREADGLALSSRNALLSDSRRAQAVALPNALADARDAISEGEPVAVALATARQSLEDAGFSKIDYIALVDAATLEPLAAPAGDMRLIAAAAIGGVRLIDNVEI